From the genome of Streptomyces sp. V1I1, one region includes:
- a CDS encoding DUF1876 domain-containing protein, which translates to MKRTLEWKVGLYLSEEDGTTKARAVLDTGSSTLTGQGTARCSAEDADVPEIGDELAASRALKDLAGHLMRVADRDMERVGAGAEAPLGPPYSWTVGA; encoded by the coding sequence ATGAAACGGACGCTGGAATGGAAGGTCGGACTGTACCTGTCCGAAGAGGACGGAACGACGAAGGCGCGGGCGGTGCTGGACACCGGCTCCTCGACGCTCACGGGGCAGGGGACCGCACGGTGCAGCGCAGAGGACGCGGACGTCCCCGAGATCGGTGACGAGCTCGCGGCGAGCCGCGCGCTCAAAGACCTCGCGGGTCATTTGATGCGGGTCGCCGACCGCGACATGGAGAGGGTGGGCGCCGGGGCGGAAGCGCCCCTCGGTCCGCCGTACAGCTGGACAGTGGGGGCGTAG
- a CDS encoding glycoside hydrolase family 65 protein, with amino-acid sequence MRDWTWEYEGYDPEQERLRESLCTLGNGYFATRGAAPECTADRVHYPGTYAAGCYNRLISDVAGRQVENEDMVNLPNWLPLRFRTDSGNWLSPDTHKILGHQQTLDLRAGTLERTLGYEDESGRRLAVRQLRLVHMASPHLALLRTEFTAEDWSGEIEVESALDGTVTNSGVERYRQLAGRHLTHVHTGTSAPDTMWLRCRTSTSDIRIGLAARTVAHVADVAHVPASAEATTRRENLRVSQLLRLPLTPGRTVTVDKTIALHTSRDPAISDPLHAAVDRVNRAPDFDALLASHRTAWRQLWRTAELDVPNSAGPILRLHLFHVLQTLSPHTAELDAGVPARGLHGEAYRGHVFWDELFVLPCLNLQFPEVSRALLSYRHRRLERACSAARDAGRAGAMYPWQSGSTGREETQQLHLNPLSGRWLPDHSRLQHHVGSAIAYNVWQYCEASGDMEFLHTKGAEMLLQIARFWADATTYDKTLGRYRIRGVVGPDEYHDAYPGAKEAGLDDNAYTNVTAAWVLARALDVLHCLPEPRRRDLVERTGLVDGELDAWQEVSHKLHVPFHAGVVSQFEGYGELTELDWDAYRDRYGDIRRLDRILEAEGDTANNYQASKQADVLMLGYLFSPTELQGLFHRLGYELDDTAWQRTVDHYLRRTSHGSTLSSLVHGWVLARVRRAEAWAFCQEALAGDIADLQGGTTGEGIHLGAMAGTLDLVQRGLTGLETRGGALRLDPVPLPELSEYGFAIRYQGHWGVRLRMSAGQLQITVPDSDRSPIDIALPDRTVSVAPGESCILTLPQEQSTGQDGTTTAGHQA; translated from the coding sequence ATGCGCGACTGGACCTGGGAGTATGAAGGCTACGACCCGGAACAGGAGCGGCTGCGCGAGTCCCTGTGCACCCTCGGCAACGGCTACTTCGCGACTCGCGGCGCGGCCCCCGAGTGCACGGCCGACCGGGTCCACTATCCGGGTACGTACGCGGCGGGCTGCTACAACCGGCTGATCTCGGACGTGGCGGGACGGCAGGTCGAGAACGAGGACATGGTCAACCTCCCCAACTGGCTGCCGCTGCGATTCCGTACCGACTCCGGGAACTGGCTCTCCCCGGACACCCACAAGATCCTGGGTCACCAGCAGACGCTGGACCTGCGCGCCGGCACGCTGGAGCGCACCCTGGGCTACGAGGACGAGAGCGGCCGGCGCCTCGCGGTGAGGCAGCTTCGCCTGGTGCACATGGCCTCCCCCCATCTGGCCTTGCTGCGCACCGAGTTCACCGCCGAAGACTGGTCCGGGGAGATCGAGGTCGAGTCGGCGCTCGACGGAACGGTCACCAACAGCGGCGTTGAGCGCTACCGGCAGCTGGCCGGCCGTCACCTCACCCATGTCCACACCGGGACGTCGGCCCCGGACACCATGTGGCTGCGCTGCCGCACCAGTACCTCCGACATCAGGATCGGCCTGGCGGCCCGCACCGTGGCCCACGTGGCCGATGTGGCCCACGTCCCGGCCTCGGCCGAGGCGACCACTCGCCGTGAGAACCTGCGGGTCTCTCAGCTCCTGCGCCTTCCCCTCACCCCGGGCCGGACCGTCACCGTCGACAAGACGATCGCCCTGCACACCTCCCGGGACCCGGCGATCAGCGACCCGCTGCACGCCGCCGTGGACCGGGTGAACCGCGCCCCGGACTTCGACGCCCTGCTGGCCTCGCACCGCACGGCCTGGCGCCAGCTGTGGCGCACCGCCGAACTCGACGTGCCGAACAGCGCGGGCCCGATCCTGCGGCTCCACCTCTTCCATGTCTTGCAGACGCTCTCCCCGCACACCGCCGAACTCGACGCCGGCGTCCCCGCCCGCGGCCTGCACGGCGAGGCCTACCGCGGCCATGTCTTCTGGGACGAACTGTTCGTCCTGCCCTGTCTGAACCTGCAGTTCCCCGAGGTCTCCCGGGCCCTGCTCAGCTACCGCCACCGGCGCCTGGAGCGGGCCTGCTCCGCCGCTCGCGACGCCGGACGAGCCGGGGCCATGTACCCCTGGCAGAGCGGCAGCACCGGCCGCGAGGAGACCCAGCAGCTGCACCTCAACCCGCTCTCGGGGCGCTGGCTGCCCGACCACTCCCGGCTTCAGCACCACGTCGGCTCGGCGATCGCGTACAACGTGTGGCAGTACTGCGAGGCGAGCGGCGACATGGAGTTCCTGCACACCAAGGGCGCCGAAATGCTGCTGCAGATCGCCCGGTTCTGGGCGGACGCGACGACGTACGACAAGACCCTCGGCCGCTACCGGATCCGTGGAGTCGTGGGTCCCGACGAGTACCACGACGCCTACCCCGGCGCGAAGGAGGCGGGCCTCGACGACAACGCGTACACCAACGTCACCGCTGCCTGGGTGCTCGCCCGCGCCCTCGACGTACTGCACTGTCTCCCGGAGCCACGCCGCAGGGACCTCGTCGAACGCACCGGACTCGTCGACGGCGAACTCGACGCGTGGCAGGAGGTCTCCCACAAACTGCATGTGCCCTTCCACGCCGGTGTGGTCAGCCAGTTCGAGGGCTACGGCGAACTTACGGAACTCGACTGGGACGCCTATCGGGACCGCTACGGCGACATCCGGCGCCTCGACCGGATCCTGGAGGCCGAAGGGGACACGGCCAACAACTATCAGGCGTCCAAGCAGGCCGACGTGCTGATGCTCGGCTACCTCTTCTCACCGACCGAACTCCAGGGCCTCTTCCACCGGCTCGGGTACGAGCTGGACGACACCGCCTGGCAGCGCACCGTGGACCACTATCTGCGCCGCACCAGCCACGGCTCGACGCTCAGCAGCCTCGTGCACGGCTGGGTGCTGGCGAGGGTGCGGCGCGCGGAGGCCTGGGCGTTCTGCCAGGAGGCGCTGGCCGGGGACATCGCCGATCTGCAGGGCGGCACCACGGGGGAGGGAATTCACCTCGGCGCGATGGCCGGCACCCTCGATCTCGTGCAGCGAGGACTGACCGGCCTGGAGACACGGGGCGGCGCGCTGCGGCTCGACCCCGTGCCGCTGCCGGAGCTGTCGGAGTACGGTTTCGCGATCCGCTACCAGGGGCACTGGGGTGTACGGCTCCGGATGAGCGCGGGACAGCTGCAGATCACCGTGCCCGACTCCGACCGGTCACCGATCGACATCGCCCTGCCGGACCGCACGGTCTCCGTGGCGCCCGGGGAATCGTGCATTCTCACCCTGCCCCAGGAGCAGTCCACGGGCCAGGACGGCACAACAACCGCCGGGCATCAGGCATGA
- a CDS encoding DeoR/GlpR family DNA-binding transcription regulator, with protein MDGDERRRAILTVARLNGSVDVAALAVELAVSLETVRRDLRMLEESGLVRRKHGGAYPVESAGFETTLAARTTRHVPQKARIAAAAVELLGEAETVFIDEGYTPQLIAEALPQDRRLTVVTASITTAGVLAGRDNTQVLLLGGRVRGNTMATVDHWVTDMLAGLVIDLAYVGANGISCEYGLTTPDPAVGHVKAQAMKSARRRIFSGIHTKFGAVSFCRFAEVAEFEAIITDTSLTAAEAQRYALLGPQVHRV; from the coding sequence CTGGACGGCGACGAACGTCGGCGTGCCATTCTCACGGTCGCGCGACTCAACGGATCGGTGGACGTCGCTGCCCTCGCGGTGGAGTTGGCGGTGTCCCTGGAGACCGTGCGCCGAGATCTGCGGATGCTGGAGGAGAGCGGCCTGGTCCGGCGCAAGCACGGAGGGGCCTATCCCGTCGAGAGCGCCGGATTCGAGACGACACTCGCCGCCCGCACCACCCGGCACGTACCGCAGAAGGCCCGAATCGCCGCGGCAGCCGTCGAGTTGCTCGGGGAGGCGGAGACCGTCTTCATCGACGAGGGTTACACCCCACAACTGATCGCCGAGGCACTGCCCCAGGACCGGCGGCTGACCGTCGTCACCGCATCCATCACCACCGCGGGCGTGCTGGCCGGGCGGGACAACACACAAGTACTCCTGCTGGGCGGTCGGGTGCGGGGCAACACGATGGCCACTGTGGATCACTGGGTGACCGACATGCTGGCCGGCCTGGTCATCGATCTGGCGTACGTCGGGGCCAACGGCATCTCCTGTGAGTACGGGCTGACCACCCCCGATCCGGCCGTCGGCCATGTCAAGGCACAGGCAATGAAGTCGGCCAGGCGCCGGATCTTCTCGGGAATCCACACCAAATTCGGCGCCGTGAGTTTCTGCCGGTTCGCCGAGGTGGCGGAGTTCGAGGCCATCATCACCGATACCTCGCTCACCGCTGCGGAGGCCCAGCGCTATGCGCTGCTGGGCCCCCAGGTCCACCGGGTGTGA
- a CDS encoding HAD family phosphatase produces MVLDTDGVITDSARVHAAAWETAFDAFLRDHPPADPAQRRPFHVVEDYLRYVDGKSRLDGAAAFLESRGLPLTDADVQAVAADKERLFTARLREHGVDAFPGTVQLLHTLRSAGVPLAAASASRHARELLEHAGVLNLFDALVDGGEAARLQLPGKPDPALFLEAARRLGIPASRTAVVEDALAGVEAGLRGGFGLVIGVDRARTDETRAELLKHGADIVVRDLAELLAPED; encoded by the coding sequence ATGGTCCTCGACACCGACGGAGTGATCACCGACTCCGCGCGGGTGCACGCCGCCGCCTGGGAGACGGCCTTCGACGCCTTCCTGCGCGACCACCCTCCCGCCGATCCCGCCCAGCGGCGCCCCTTCCACGTAGTGGAGGACTATCTGCGGTACGTGGACGGCAAGTCGCGTCTCGACGGGGCGGCGGCCTTCCTGGAGTCCCGGGGGCTGCCGCTGACCGACGCGGACGTGCAGGCCGTCGCCGCGGACAAGGAACGGCTGTTCACCGCGCGGCTGCGCGAGCACGGCGTGGATGCCTTCCCCGGCACGGTCCAACTGCTGCACACCCTGCGCTCCGCCGGCGTACCCCTGGCCGCCGCCTCCGCCTCCCGGCACGCCCGTGAACTCCTTGAGCACGCGGGAGTGCTGAACCTCTTCGACGCCCTGGTGGACGGCGGCGAGGCGGCACGCCTGCAACTGCCCGGCAAACCCGACCCCGCGCTGTTCCTGGAGGCGGCCCGCCGGCTCGGCATCCCCGCCTCCCGCACCGCCGTCGTCGAGGACGCCCTGGCGGGAGTGGAGGCCGGGCTGCGCGGCGGCTTCGGCCTGGTCATCGGCGTGGACCGGGCCCGTACCGACGAGACCCGTGCTGAACTGCTGAAGCACGGCGCGGACATCGTGGTCCGTGACCTCGCGGAACTTCTTGCCCCGGAGGACTGA
- the ppk2 gene encoding polyphosphate kinase 2, with protein sequence MADKKARPEALPRALYERELLRLQTELVKVQEWVRAEGARLVVVFEGRDAAGKGGTIKRVAEHLNPRVARIVALPTPTERERTQWYFQRYIAHLPAAGEIALFDRSWYNRAGVEHVMGFCTKEEHQRFLHQCPIFERMLVEDGVLLRKYWFSVSDAVQEQRFRRRLDDPTRRWKLSSMDLESITHWEAYSRAKDEMLVHTDIAEAPWFVVESDNKRRARINMIAHLLASLPYHEVPPPALELPPRPPSTGYVRPPRDLQTYVPDHAAGLTG encoded by the coding sequence ATGGCCGACAAGAAGGCGCGGCCCGAAGCGCTGCCGCGTGCGCTGTACGAGCGGGAGCTCCTGAGGCTGCAGACGGAGCTGGTGAAGGTCCAGGAATGGGTGCGCGCGGAAGGCGCGCGACTCGTGGTGGTGTTCGAGGGGCGGGACGCGGCGGGCAAGGGCGGCACCATCAAGCGGGTCGCGGAGCATCTCAACCCCCGGGTCGCACGGATCGTGGCTCTGCCCACGCCCACCGAGCGTGAGCGCACGCAGTGGTACTTCCAGCGTTACATCGCGCACCTGCCCGCGGCGGGCGAAATCGCACTGTTTGACCGAAGTTGGTACAATCGGGCGGGCGTCGAGCATGTGATGGGCTTCTGCACGAAGGAGGAGCACCAGCGGTTCCTCCACCAGTGCCCGATCTTCGAGCGGATGCTCGTCGAGGACGGGGTCCTGCTGCGCAAGTACTGGTTCTCGGTGAGCGACGCCGTACAGGAGCAGCGGTTCAGGCGTCGGCTCGATGACCCCACGCGCCGGTGGAAGCTCTCGTCGATGGACCTGGAGTCCATCACCCACTGGGAGGCGTACTCCCGGGCCAAGGACGAGATGCTGGTGCACACGGACATCGCGGAGGCGCCGTGGTTCGTCGTGGAGAGCGACAACAAGCGCAGAGCACGCATCAACATGATCGCCCATCTGCTCGCGTCCCTCCCCTACCACGAAGTGCCCCCGCCGGCGCTCGAACTGCCGCCCCGGCCGCCGTCCACGGGCTATGTGCGCCCGCCGCGTGATCTGCAGACGTACGTCCCCGACCACGCGGCCGGTCTGACCGGCTGA
- a CDS encoding universal stress protein — MELPLVVGVDGSESSLRAVDWAADEAALHGVPLRLVNASLWERYEGAAVDEGVDRPSERVMAENIVGSAAERARRRDPELKILTDILPDDTVTALLSEGRNASALVTGSRGRSGLAEMLLGSVSLAVAARADCPVFVIRGSHAAQSITHRRIVLGVDKPPQGLAAVRFAFQEAQARRAALHAVRAWRCPAHQTADQPLLASDAAHYHESQAAETLEEALREAAADHPAVELHRATAEGPARKVLMNASAAADLLIVGAQRRHGHFGLQLGRVAHTVLHHSACPVAVVPQRA; from the coding sequence ATGGAGCTGCCCCTCGTCGTCGGCGTGGACGGATCCGAGTCCAGCCTGCGGGCCGTGGACTGGGCGGCTGACGAGGCAGCCCTGCACGGGGTGCCGCTGCGGCTGGTGAACGCGTCGTTGTGGGAGCGCTACGAAGGGGCCGCAGTCGACGAGGGAGTGGACCGCCCCTCGGAGCGGGTGATGGCCGAGAACATCGTCGGCTCCGCCGCGGAGCGCGCTCGCCGCCGCGACCCGGAGCTGAAGATCCTGACGGACATCCTGCCCGATGACACGGTGACCGCCCTGCTGAGTGAGGGCCGCAACGCCTCCGCCCTGGTCACCGGCTCGCGAGGCCGCAGCGGCCTCGCCGAGATGCTGCTCGGCTCGGTCAGCCTGGCGGTCGCCGCCCGTGCCGACTGCCCGGTGTTCGTCATCCGCGGCAGCCACGCCGCCCAGAGCATTACGCACCGGCGGATCGTCCTTGGTGTCGACAAACCCCCACAGGGCTTGGCCGCCGTTCGCTTCGCGTTCCAGGAGGCGCAGGCTCGCCGGGCTGCCCTGCACGCCGTCCGGGCCTGGCGCTGTCCCGCGCACCAGACGGCCGATCAGCCTCTGCTCGCGTCAGACGCGGCCCACTACCACGAGAGCCAGGCCGCGGAGACCCTCGAAGAGGCGCTGCGAGAAGCCGCGGCGGACCACCCCGCCGTCGAGCTGCACCGGGCGACGGCCGAAGGCCCCGCCCGCAAGGTGCTCATGAACGCGTCGGCAGCGGCCGATCTGCTGATCGTCGGCGCCCAGCGGCGGCACGGTCACTTCGGGCTCCAGCTCGGCCGGGTCGCGCACACGGTGCTGCACCACTCCGCCTGCCCCGTTGCAGTCGTACCGCAGCGGGCGTGA
- a CDS encoding phosphoketolase, protein MPKVKHQDSTVLTEEELRTLDAHWRAANYLAAGQIYLMANPLLREPLEPVHIKPRLLGHWGTSPGLNLVHTHLNRVIKARGLDALCIWGPGHGGPSVLANSWLEGSYSEIYPNVSRDEVGMERLFRQFSFPGGVPSHVAPETPGSIHEGGELGYALAHAYGAALDNPDLLVACVIGDGEAETGPLAASWHSNKFLDPVHDGAVLPILHLNGYKIANPTVLSRIPEPELDDLLRGYGHDPIHVTGDDPLQVHRAMAAALDRALQRIAILQRTAREDGVTERPHWPVIVLRTPKGWTGPAEVDGVPVEGTWRSHQVPLSGVRENPEHLRQLEAWLRSYRPEELFDTLGRPTADVLACVPEGARRLGATRHANGGLLLRDLPIPDLDRFAVPVDKPGSTLHEPTRVLGGLLEQLMEATSGRRDFRLVGPDETDSNRLGAVFGATGKAWQAQTAPTDEHLSRQGRVMEVLSEHLCQGWLEGYLLTGRHGLFSCYEAFVHIVDSMVNQHIKWLKTSRALTWRAPVASLNYLLTSHVWRQDHNGFSHQDPGFVDHVLNKSPEVVRVYLPPDANTLLSVADHALRSRDYVNVIVAGKQPCFDWLSMDQARVHCARGAGIWEWAGTAHGEREPDVVLACAGDVPTQEVLAAAQLLRRHLPHLAVRVVNVVDMTRLMPREEHPHGMADFEYDGLFTRDKPVIFAYHGYPWLIHRLAYRRAGHVNVHVRGYKEMGTTTTPFDMVVRNDLDRFRLVMDVIDRVPGLGVRAAAVRQHMADARTRHHAWIRVHGTDLPEVADWTWTG, encoded by the coding sequence ATGCCCAAGGTCAAGCACCAGGACAGCACCGTACTGACCGAGGAGGAGCTGCGCACTCTGGACGCCCACTGGCGTGCCGCGAACTATCTGGCCGCCGGGCAGATCTATCTGATGGCCAACCCGCTGCTGAGGGAACCTCTGGAACCCGTACACATCAAACCGAGGCTGCTCGGCCACTGGGGCACGTCCCCGGGGCTCAACCTCGTCCACACCCATCTCAACCGCGTCATCAAGGCCCGCGGACTCGACGCCCTTTGTATCTGGGGCCCCGGACACGGCGGCCCGTCGGTCCTGGCCAACTCCTGGCTCGAGGGCAGTTACAGCGAGATCTACCCGAACGTCAGCCGGGACGAGGTCGGCATGGAGAGGCTGTTCCGGCAGTTCTCCTTCCCCGGCGGGGTGCCCAGCCATGTCGCCCCGGAGACCCCCGGCTCGATCCACGAGGGCGGTGAACTCGGCTACGCACTGGCCCACGCGTACGGCGCCGCGCTCGACAACCCGGATCTGCTCGTCGCCTGCGTGATCGGAGACGGCGAGGCTGAGACAGGCCCGCTCGCCGCCTCCTGGCACTCCAACAAGTTCCTCGACCCCGTCCACGACGGGGCGGTGCTGCCCATCCTCCACCTCAACGGCTACAAGATCGCCAACCCGACGGTCCTGTCCCGCATCCCCGAGCCCGAACTCGACGACCTGCTGCGGGGATACGGACACGATCCGATCCACGTCACCGGCGACGACCCCCTCCAGGTCCACCGTGCCATGGCCGCCGCCCTCGACCGCGCCCTGCAGCGCATCGCCATCCTGCAGCGCACCGCGCGTGAGGACGGCGTCACCGAGCGGCCGCACTGGCCCGTCATCGTCCTGCGCACGCCCAAGGGCTGGACCGGACCTGCCGAGGTCGACGGGGTGCCGGTCGAAGGCACCTGGCGCTCGCACCAGGTCCCACTGTCCGGTGTACGGGAAAACCCGGAGCACCTGCGGCAGTTGGAGGCATGGCTGCGCTCCTACCGGCCGGAGGAGCTCTTCGACACGCTGGGCCGCCCCACCGCCGACGTCCTCGCCTGCGTCCCCGAGGGTGCCCGGCGCCTCGGCGCCACCCGGCACGCCAACGGCGGCCTGCTCCTACGCGACCTGCCGATCCCCGATCTTGACCGCTTCGCCGTGCCCGTCGACAAGCCGGGATCGACGCTGCACGAGCCCACCCGGGTCCTCGGCGGTCTCCTCGAACAGCTCATGGAGGCCACGTCCGGGCGCCGGGACTTCCGGCTCGTAGGGCCCGACGAGACCGACTCCAACCGGCTGGGCGCCGTCTTCGGCGCCACCGGCAAGGCCTGGCAGGCGCAGACCGCCCCGACCGACGAACACCTCTCCCGGCAGGGCCGGGTCATGGAGGTCCTCTCCGAACACCTCTGCCAGGGCTGGCTGGAGGGCTATCTCCTCACCGGCCGGCACGGACTGTTCTCCTGCTACGAAGCCTTCGTCCACATCGTCGACTCGATGGTCAACCAGCACATCAAGTGGCTGAAGACGTCCCGCGCACTGACCTGGCGGGCCCCCGTCGCCTCCCTCAACTACCTGCTGACCTCTCATGTCTGGCGGCAGGACCACAATGGCTTCTCGCACCAGGATCCCGGTTTCGTCGATCACGTACTCAACAAGAGCCCCGAGGTCGTACGCGTCTACCTGCCGCCGGATGCCAACACCCTGCTCTCCGTGGCCGACCACGCCCTGCGCAGCCGCGACTACGTCAATGTGATTGTCGCCGGCAAACAGCCCTGCTTCGACTGGCTGTCGATGGACCAGGCCCGCGTCCACTGCGCCCGCGGCGCCGGCATCTGGGAGTGGGCCGGAACGGCGCACGGCGAGCGCGAGCCGGACGTCGTGCTCGCCTGCGCGGGCGACGTCCCCACTCAGGAGGTGCTGGCCGCCGCGCAGCTGCTGCGCCGGCACCTGCCCCACCTCGCCGTGCGGGTCGTCAACGTCGTCGACATGACCCGGCTGATGCCGCGTGAGGAACACCCGCACGGGATGGCCGACTTCGAGTACGACGGACTGTTCACCCGCGACAAGCCGGTGATCTTCGCCTACCACGGCTACCCCTGGCTCATCCACCGGCTCGCCTACCGCCGCGCGGGCCACGTCAATGTCCATGTCCGTGGCTACAAGGAAATGGGCACCACCACGACGCCGTTCGACATGGTCGTACGCAACGACCTGGACCGCTTCCGGCTGGTCATGGACGTCATCGACCGCGTCCCCGGCCTCGGCGTGCGCGCCGCCGCCGTACGCCAGCACATGGCCGACGCCCGCACCCGCCACCACGCCTGGATCCGCGTACACGGCACCGATCTGCCCGAGGTCGCCGACTGGACCTGGACCGGCTGA
- a CDS encoding TetR/AcrR family transcriptional regulator — MAAEARSPRARYREQTRAEIKEIALRQLAEGGAQGVALTRIASEVGLSGPALYRYFAGRDDLLNDLVRDAYDDVAAAVGRVGADAPAGPRLALRALGGAYLDWAVAQPHRYLLIQGGPVPGYAAPPDIVQRARAAVGPFAKVFAQGEATEAVRPVVAEMAGWVRTDPAAAEWLHAYTGLTADDARAGTALAGTVLAWSQLHGTVGLEVSGQYAAMGSQARMTLLNAQLDMLADAFGLR, encoded by the coding sequence ATGGCCGCTGAGGCACGGAGCCCGCGGGCCCGCTACCGCGAGCAGACCCGCGCCGAGATCAAGGAGATCGCCCTTCGGCAGTTGGCCGAGGGCGGCGCGCAGGGGGTGGCGCTCACCCGCATCGCCAGCGAGGTGGGGCTGTCCGGCCCGGCCCTGTACAGGTATTTCGCCGGCCGCGACGACTTGCTCAACGACCTGGTCCGGGACGCCTACGACGACGTCGCCGCGGCGGTCGGCCGGGTCGGCGCCGACGCGCCGGCCGGCCCGAGGCTCGCTCTGCGCGCGCTCGGTGGCGCCTATCTCGACTGGGCGGTGGCGCAGCCGCACCGCTACCTGCTGATCCAGGGCGGTCCGGTGCCCGGTTACGCGGCCCCGCCGGACATCGTGCAGCGGGCGAGGGCGGCCGTGGGACCGTTCGCGAAGGTCTTCGCCCAGGGCGAGGCCACCGAGGCGGTGCGGCCGGTGGTCGCCGAGATGGCGGGGTGGGTACGCACGGACCCGGCGGCCGCCGAGTGGCTGCACGCGTACACGGGCCTGACCGCGGACGACGCACGCGCCGGGACCGCGCTCGCCGGGACGGTGCTGGCCTGGTCACAGCTGCACGGCACCGTCGGCCTGGAGGTGTCCGGCCAGTACGCAGCCATGGGAAGCCAGGCCCGGATGACCCTGCTGAATGCCCAACTCGACATGCTCGCGGACGCCTTCGGGCTGAGGTGA